One Mycolicibacterium parafortuitum DNA segment encodes these proteins:
- a CDS encoding cytochrome c oxidase subunit 4 — translation MHIEARLFEFLTAFFALCTVVYAVLTHLFARGGIEWAGTTALALTTGLSLITGTFFRFVARRLDTRPEDYEDAEIADGAGELGFYSPHSWWPVMIALSGSITAVGMAMWLPWLIVAGVCFILSTVAGLVFEYHTGPEKH, via the coding sequence ATGCATATCGAAGCCAGGTTGTTCGAATTCCTGACCGCGTTCTTCGCGCTGTGCACGGTCGTCTACGCCGTGCTGACCCATCTGTTCGCCCGTGGCGGCATCGAGTGGGCAGGCACCACCGCGCTGGCGCTGACGACCGGTCTGTCCCTGATCACCGGCACGTTCTTCCGCTTCGTCGCGCGCCGGCTCGACACCCGGCCCGAAGACTACGAGGATGCCGAGATCGCTGACGGCGCGGGCGAGCTGGGCTTCTACAGCCCGCACAGCTGGTGGCCGGTCATGATCGCGCTGTCCGGCTCGATCACCGCGGTCGGCATGGCGATGTGGCTGCCGTGGCTGATCGTCGCCGGCGTGTGCTTCATCCTTTCGACGGTGGCCGGACTGGTCTTCGAATACCACACGGGGCCCGAGAAGCACTGA